CGGGTAACGGTCTCCGATCTGCAGGTCCGCCATTTCGGCAGTGTAACCGAAATGACAATCGATCGTGGCATCGACTGCGACACCGCATCTTGGACAGATCAGTGAAGTATGGAGAATGTTGTAGGTGCTCATGGTGCAGGAAATGTTCGCTCGACTAGTCCGGTCAAGCGCGCAGCGCACTGTCTGGTGGTATCTCAAGTGTCAAACAATAGTCTTTGTAGCCAATCTTTCGCCAGAAAGCGACTCCTCCTTGATTGGCGACCAACACATCCACGGTCAATCTCTTGCCCTTGGGCCAGACCTGAGAGCGGAGAATTTGCACAGCCTGAAGACCGAAGCCTTGTCGGCGACGATGGCGGACGACGAATAGTTGTCGGAGGTAAATTTGATCTGGCTGCTCGCTAAACAGAGAGTAAGCCACCACCTCTCCGCCATCCTCATAGATTACTGCGCGGTATTCGCCTGAGAGCCAGCCTTGCATCCGTTGCTCCAGTTCGGGAACTGTCATCGGATTACGATGCCCTTCATCGCGAATCAATTGATGATTCAGTTCTGCCAAAAGCGGACAATCTTCGGTGGTTGCGAACCGGAATTTCATGGTGATGAATTGTACATGCGCATCTGTACTGTGCGAGAATGCAATTCAATGTTGTTTCTCAAGAACAACAATCGGTGATGTCAGGTTTCCCCTGCTCCATTCGGAGGCGAAGTAGCAGTAACTGTCGGGATAATTACCCAAAGCCGCTTTGGATTCTGGTGATGCCAAGTGCGGTTGCACTTCTCTTTTCCAAAAGTCGAAACATTCACTTATCGGAATCCAATGCAGAGAGGTTCCTACATCCGCGACGACAAACTGTGCACCTCCGTTTCGCAGCAGATTTGTGATGTCTTTTGCGGAGAGCCAGCGTTCCCGGGCAGCGGCAACGAAACCGTCGTTGTTCCACAACTCCTGCAGTGGCAATTGCGTCGCGACTTTATTGGTAGCGTTCATGTAACCTACGATCTCAGTAGCTTGCTGATCAGAGGCCCGGTCGTGCATAAACAACCAAGCCAATCAATGTGTCAGGGGACTTTTTCAGCATTGCAAACTCGGACTCCGGCGCAATACAACTCTCTGTATCCGGCGTTCGTCTCAATACGCACCTGTTTCCAACCGCCTTTCTCACCGACGACATGCATGTCAAGTATGGTTATCAGACCGCTCCAAGGTTGCTCAAAAACCTGATAATTGTAAGCGTCGTCAAAAACTAGAAGGCGGGGTTTCTGCTCTTCATTAAGCTCCAGTATGGGCAAATCAACCTCCATGGTCACGGTGTTAGTTTGAATGTCCTCAACTACCCGATAAAGCTGGGCGTCGTGAACGTAAATGTCAGAAATTTCCATGCAGAGCCTATGTGGGGTTATAACCCTTCTTCTGGTGAAGTCCACCGTAAACAATAATTCCAATCCAATTGAGAACTGCCAAACTGCAAACTACATATTGACCATGTCTGGCTTTATTTTTCTCCACTTGAACTGCCAGCTTATTCTCGGGTGTTGGATTTTGAATCCAAGTAACCACTGCTCTATCCACTGCCTTTCGTCGCCAAAACCTGGGGATATCATCAGGATCAAAAGAAAACGCCAAGGTAATAAACATAAAAATGGGTATGAATTTGGAGCGCATTGGACAGTGGTTAAAGCAAGGAATTATAATAAGCGTCATCTGGAGCGCACTGTTTAGACGGTGTTTTCATGTGAGCCACGCAATGGCGCGGACATTTCGCGCGCAAAAATGGCAAGACAAGATTGATCGGTCACGAAGTGAAATTCAGAGCGCAGTCTGCCTGCGGTCATGGTAATAAAGACCTCTGGATTCAATTTGGAACTCGACCCCGACTCTGGCTCGAAACGGAAGCGCAAGCTCTGGTCTGGAAGTCGTGCCAACTCAAACTCTCCCTTTAAATCTTCAGGATTCAATCGATCCAGCGGCTGATTGATGTAGTTAACAATGTAATCACGAAGCGCCATAAGATCCTCAGCCATGAGCCAAAGACCGTTGATAGCAGTTTGGAACGGATGAGTGTGGTCGCCGTCCCAATGTATTCCGTTTAAGCGGATGGATGACTCAAACCCCGGTTGGCATGTGTATTTGGCGGGTGTAATAAATTCAATCACGAGTTCCGCTTCACCGGTGTTTGATTTAAGAGTCGCAGAATGCACCATCTGTGTCGGCTTTGGCGATATTTTAAACGCCATGTTTTCCATCGTCATTAGCACCTCTCAACCCCGCTCTGAATGGCTGAATAAAAAACTTCCAAAGGTACCACACGCCAAATCCGAGAAGGAAGCAGAAGGTGAAAACTCTATAAGGCAACGGCCAGTGCTCCTCTGCGTAAATCAGGATGGCAAAGACTCCGACCGTCCAAATGCACCGATCAATTACAGTAGCCAATGTATTGAGTGCTTTCATCCTGGAATGTCACCTGACGATAAAGGATTGAGCCACCTTGGGAGAATGGTGTCAATTGGGAAAGGCGGAAGGAATTGAGTTATGATGGCGGAGGTGTGCGGTTGGATCGCAGGCCGCGTTCACGGATTAGCTCGATGGAACGAACAGAGTCACCGACGGTGCTTCAATTCGGGCGAAGCCTCATTCCACCATTGATTGATTGCTGGCGCGGTATTGCGATCGTGGATCGCGTGCGCGGTGGAAGTGGAGAGTTGGATTAGAATTCAGGGCCGTGTTAGTGCGGCGCGCACGGAGTGACGCGGCCCTACCCACGTGCCTGGCGGCCGGATTGGGTCACTGGCCGCTTGCGCGGTTGGCGTAATGGATTGTGGGCAGG
This genomic window from Pedosphaera parvula Ellin514 contains:
- a CDS encoding GNAT family N-acetyltransferase: MKFRFATTEDCPLLAELNHQLIRDEGHRNPMTVPELEQRMQGWLSGEYRAVIYEDGGEVVAYSLFSEQPDQIYLRQLFVVRHRRRQGFGLQAVQILRSQVWPKGKRLTVDVLVANQGGVAFWRKIGYKDYCLTLEIPPDSALRA